GCCGCGGGTAATGGGTACCAGGCCAGCTCCTTGCCTTGCAGGGTTTCGATGGCCTGGGCGCGACCGGCTTCAGCGGGCGCCACCAGGCTCAGTGCCAGGCCTTTCTCGCCAGCGCGACCACTACGGCCGATACGGTGGATATGCACCTCGGCATCACGCGACAGCTCGACGTTGATCACCATTTCCAGCCCCGCGATATCCAGGCCGCGCGCGGCCACGTCGGTGGCCACCAGCACACTGAGGCTGCGATTGGCGAACAGGGCGAGGATCTGGTCGCGATCGCGCTGTTCCAGATCGCCATGCAGGGCCGCGGCGGAGATCTTCTCGGCTTCCAGTTGCGCGGCCAGCTCGTCGCACTGCTGGCGCGTGGCGCAGAAGGCCACGGTTGGTTGCTTGCGGAAATGCCGCAGCAGGGTGCTGACCGCTTCCATGCGCTGGCTCGGCGCTATTTCGTAGAAGCGCTGCTCGATCTGTCCGTCATCATGCTGAGCCTCCACTTCGACCCGCTCCGGGCTACGCAAGAAACGCGCGGCAAGCTGTTCGATGGCAGGCGGATAGGTGGCGGAGAACAGCAGGGTCTGACGGCGTGCCGGGGTCTGCTCGATGATTTCACTGATGCTGTCGATGAAACCCATGTCGAGCATGCGGTCAGCTTCGTCGAGCACCAGGGTATTGAGTCCATCGACTTTCAGCGTGCCCTTGCGCAGGTGCTCCTGTACCCGCCCCGGGGTGCCGACTATTACGTGCGCACCATGCTCCAGCGAGCCGATCTGCGGTCCGAAGGGTACGCCGCCGCAGAGGGTGAGCACCTTGATGTTGTCGGCGGCGCGGGCCAGGCGGCGGAGTTCCTTGGCCACCTGATCGGCCAGTTCGCGCGTCGGGCACAGCACCATGGCCTGGCAGCCGAAGTAGCGCGGGTTGAGCGGGTGCAGCAGGCCGATGCCGAAGGCTGCGGTCTTGCCGCTGCCGGTCTTGGCCTGGGCGATCAGATCGCGGCCCTTGAGAATCAGCGGCAGGCTGGCGGCCTGGATCGGCGTCATCTCGGCATAGCCGATGGCGGCGAGGTTGGCCTGCATGGCGGCAGAAATGGGCAGGCTGGCGAAGGCGGTAGCGGTCACGGCAAGTGCTCGGGGATGGCGAAACAGGGCGGCAGTGTAGCAGGCCCGATCATTCGTCCGCTGAAACCTCGATATTGCGGCCGCTGCGGCCATCTTTCGCATCCAGTTGCAGGAAGATCGCTGCCGCCAGCATCGACAGCAGGCCGACGCACAGGTAGGTGGCCTGGAACGCCTGCAACACATGCCCACTGTCACCCAGTTCACGGCTGAAACCACTGAGCAGCGCTGCCGCCGACGCAACGCCGAGGCCCATCGCCAGTTGCACCACCACCGACAGCAGGCTGTTGCCGCTGCTGGCGTCGCGGTTGTCCAGGTCGATCAGGGTCACGGTATTCATTGCGGTGAACTGCAGTGAGTTGCAGGCGCCGATCAGGCCTAGCTGGATGATCAACTGCATCGTCGAGGTCTCGGCATCGACCAGCGCCAGGCTGGCGATCAGGGCGCCGAGCAGCAAGGTATTGCTGGTGAGGATGGTGCGGTAGCCGAGGCGTTCGATCAGCGGTTTGGCCAGGGGCTTGGCCGCCATCGCCGCCAGTGCCAGCGGGATCAGGCTCATGCCGGCCTGGGCCGGCGAATAGCCCATCGCCAGTTGCAGCAACAGCGGCGTGAGGAAGGGCAGCGCGCCGCTACCGAGGCGGGCGAACAGGTTGCCGATGATGCCCACGGCGAAGCTACGGGTATGAAATAGCGCGGGTGAGAACAAGGGGTGCTCGATGCGCCCGGCGCGCAGCCAGTAGGCGGCCAGGCAGGCCATGCCGCCGAGCAACAGCAGCACCACGCGCATGGTTGGCAGGTGCAGCTCGCCCAGCCCTTCCAGCGCCACGGTGATCAGCAGCATCGCCGCGCCGAACAGCAGGAAACCGGCGGTATCGAAGCGGCTGCGTTCCGGCCCGCGCAGATCCGGCATGTGCCGCCATACCGCCCAACAGCCGAGCAGTCCCACCGGCAGGTTGATCAGGAAAATCCAGTGCCAGCTGGCCACCTCCACCAGCCAGCCGCCTAGACTTGGGCCGATCAGCGGGCCGAGCAGGCCGGGCAGGGTGATGAAGCTCATGATCCGCACCAGCTCCGAGCGCGGATAAGCGCGCAGCACCACCAGGCGCCCGACCGGCATCATCAGCGCGCCGCCCAGGCCCTGGATGACCCGTGCGCCGATCAGCATGCTGAGCGACTCTGACAGCGCGCAGAGCAGTGAACCGAGGCTGAACAGGGCGATGGCGCCGAAGAAGATACGCCGCGTACCGAAACGGTCGGCTACCCAGCCAGAGGCCGGTATCAGCAGGGCCACGGTGAGCATGTAGGCGATCACCACCGACTGCATGCGCAGTGGATCTTCGTTGAGATCGCCCGCCATGGCTGGCAGCGCCGTATTGAGGATGGTGCCGTCAAGCGTCTGCATGAAGAAGGCGATGGCGACTATCCAGGGCAGCAGGCGGGCGGTGCGTGGGTCGAGCAGGGCAGGGTTGGTCATGCTGTTCTCATGGGTTGTGCCTTTCACTCTAGGCTGCGGGTTCTGTGGGGGCAACCGCGGCAGGCTGCAGGCAGGCGCGAGTCAATGGGAGTTGCTACGCTGGGTTGACTGGCACATCGCCCCGCAAGGGCTAAGGATGGCTTCATGCGCTGGTTGTCTCTGTGGTTTTCGCTGGCCTGTCAGCCGCTGCTGGCAGCCGAGTGGTTCCCGTATCCGGTACGCGCCGATGGCCGCCTGCTGGATTACCGGCCTCTGCCGGTGGCCAGCCAGCCCTGGCGGATCTGCGCGCTATTGCCTCATGGCAAGGATCGCTACTGGTGGGGCGTGGCCTGGGGTCTGGACCAGGAGGCCAACCGTCTGGGCGTGCGCCTGGGCATCTATGAGGCTGGTGGCTACGAGCATGCCGAGGTGCAGGTGGAGCAGTTCGAGCATTGCGTGGCCGAGGGCGCCGATGCCTTCGTCGTCGCCAGCATCAACACCTATGACCTGTGCAGCGCGGCAGAAGTGCAGAGCAAGGCGGGCCGCCCGGTCATCGATCTGGTCAATCGCCTGGAGTGCCCAACGCTGAGCGCACACTCGCGGGTCGATTTCGCCGACATGGCGCGCACCACGCTTGAGTATCTGGTGCGCATCAGCGACGGTCGGCCGATTCAGGTCGGCTGGCTACCCGGCCCAGCCGATGCAGGCTGGGTGCAGGATGCCGAACGCGGTCTGCGCGATGCCTTGCCGGGAACCCAGGTGACCCTGATCCATGGCGGCTACGGCCCGGTGGATCGCAGCCGGCAGGCGCAGCTTGCGCGCGAGTTGTTCAAGCAGCATCCGCATCTCGATTATCTGATCGCCAATGCCGAGGCAGCGGCCTTCGCTGCGCAGTTGGTGCGCAACCTCGGCTCCGAGGCGCAGGTGCTGTCGCTGTACGCCACCGAGCGGGTGCTGGAACAGATTCGCGAGGGACAGGTGCTGGCCGCGCCCACCGATTCACCGGTGATTCAGGCTCGTATCGCGCTGGATATGGCCGTTCGTGGCCTGCAGGGCGAAAAACTGCCGCAACTGGTGAGCCCGCAGATCGAAATGCTCGACGCGGACGCGCTGGATCGCTTCGACCTCGGCCGGCTGATGCCGCCCGAGGGGCATTGGATGATCCGCCAGGAATTACCCGACTAACCTGTCGTGCTGGCTGCGCAGCGGCGTGCCGCGCACCGGACGCTCACCAGCGACGAAGTAAGGCGCGGTGCTGCGCGGCAAAGGCTGGCGACCACGAATCCGGTCCGCGATCTTCTCCGCCATCATGATGGTGGTGGCGTTGAGGTTGCCGGTGATGATCTCCGGCATGATCGACGCATCCACCACGCGCAAGCCCTGCACGCCGTGCACGCGGCCCTGGCTATCCACGACTGCCATGTCGTCCTCACCCATCTTGCACGAGCAGGACGGGTGGAAGGCGGTTTCCGCGTGCTCACGAATGAAGGCATCGAGCTCGGCGTCGCTCTGCACATGCGCGCCAGGGCTGATTTCACGGCCACGGTAAGGGTCCAGTGCCGGTTGTGCCATGATCTCGCGGGTGAGGCGAATGCCGTCGCGGAACTCCTGCCAGTCCTGCTCATGACTCATGTAGTTGAAGAGGATGCTCGGGTGCTGGCGCGGGTCCTTGGACTTGAGCTGGATGCGTCCGCGGCTGGGCGAGCGCATCGAGCCGACATGAGCCTGGAAACCGTGCTCGTTGACTGCGTTGCTGCCGTTGTAGTTGATCGCCACCGGCAAGAAGTGGAACTGGATGTTGGGCCAGGCGAACTCCGTGCGCGTGCGGATGAAACCGCCGGCCTCGAACTGGTTGCTGGCGCCGATGCCGTTGCCGGCGAACAGCCATTGCGCGCCGATGCCCGGTTGGTTGAG
The genomic region above belongs to Pseudomonas sediminis and contains:
- the mdtD gene encoding multidrug transporter subunit MdtD yields the protein MTNPALLDPRTARLLPWIVAIAFFMQTLDGTILNTALPAMAGDLNEDPLRMQSVVIAYMLTVALLIPASGWVADRFGTRRIFFGAIALFSLGSLLCALSESLSMLIGARVIQGLGGALMMPVGRLVVLRAYPRSELVRIMSFITLPGLLGPLIGPSLGGWLVEVASWHWIFLINLPVGLLGCWAVWRHMPDLRGPERSRFDTAGFLLFGAAMLLITVALEGLGELHLPTMRVVLLLLGGMACLAAYWLRAGRIEHPLFSPALFHTRSFAVGIIGNLFARLGSGALPFLTPLLLQLAMGYSPAQAGMSLIPLALAAMAAKPLAKPLIERLGYRTILTSNTLLLGALIASLALVDAETSTMQLIIQLGLIGACNSLQFTAMNTVTLIDLDNRDASSGNSLLSVVVQLAMGLGVASAAALLSGFSRELGDSGHVLQAFQATYLCVGLLSMLAAAIFLQLDAKDGRSGRNIEVSADE
- the dbpA gene encoding ATP-dependent RNA helicase DbpA; the protein is MTATAFASLPISAAMQANLAAIGYAEMTPIQAASLPLILKGRDLIAQAKTGSGKTAAFGIGLLHPLNPRYFGCQAMVLCPTRELADQVAKELRRLARAADNIKVLTLCGGVPFGPQIGSLEHGAHVIVGTPGRVQEHLRKGTLKVDGLNTLVLDEADRMLDMGFIDSISEIIEQTPARRQTLLFSATYPPAIEQLAARFLRSPERVEVEAQHDDGQIEQRFYEIAPSQRMEAVSTLLRHFRKQPTVAFCATRQQCDELAAQLEAEKISAAALHGDLEQRDRDQILALFANRSLSVLVATDVAARGLDIAGLEMVINVELSRDAEVHIHRIGRSGRAGEKGLALSLVAPAEAGRAQAIETLQGKELAWYPLPAAKATGEPLLPPMHTLCIGAGRKDKLRPGDILGALTGDAGLPGSQVGRIALFDYQAYVAVERDVARQALKRLTEGKIKGRTLRVRLL
- the torT gene encoding TMAO reductase system periplasmic protein TorT translates to MRWLSLWFSLACQPLLAAEWFPYPVRADGRLLDYRPLPVASQPWRICALLPHGKDRYWWGVAWGLDQEANRLGVRLGIYEAGGYEHAEVQVEQFEHCVAEGADAFVVASINTYDLCSAAEVQSKAGRPVIDLVNRLECPTLSAHSRVDFADMARTTLEYLVRISDGRPIQVGWLPGPADAGWVQDAERGLRDALPGTQVTLIHGGYGPVDRSRQAQLARELFKQHPHLDYLIANAEAAAFAAQLVRNLGSEAQVLSLYATERVLEQIREGQVLAAPTDSPVIQARIALDMAVRGLQGEKLPQLVSPQIEMLDADALDRFDLGRLMPPEGHWMIRQELPD